In a genomic window of Branchiostoma lanceolatum isolate klBraLanc5 chromosome 12, klBraLanc5.hap2, whole genome shotgun sequence:
- the LOC136445688 gene encoding nectin-4-like, whose product MYTETGHLTESWLWLACILLLISHDATGAGVGLKVPKTVNGIKDERVTLPATYDSTETVISITWSKVVGGMGGERKMVYIYSPNLEYSHGPLLRRAQLVGKASLEINETKLEDEGLYVITVVLNIVGQEEKYVRLNVMVRPTVLVGPEDPYIVRWDTSVSLTCTVVNAKPNITSLRWERNGVSLSTPSKKYGGGSAMLPTLNIHDVTKMDAGTYTCVVDHVTDTVKAGLMLQILYPATIQNISKSATVDLSGSIKVKCFAEGNPEPEVTWSRAGTTSLPGIQLRENGANVLSLSNLQKNDSGEYTCTVTNGLGVAQSKSTRITVKDSGEDRLSRIAVIAGASVGTIWFVTCVVIAVIFIRKRTRQEREKYAFYYGMGSRMLREDDDQDSGRSPRRGDMEKGACQEVDYSTIDRLKRKAGERGNKKFARVLYNYAPQDSDELKLEANDVIEVIKGENGGWWFGYLKGKVGLFPSNYVELVSTPPVHRPHHVARRSDREELERNVQQTLAQFDEVCSAKKIPEPRRRERAPASPDAVMYQSRDTRDDVTLEMKSRGFHGNEVKLCQVHHGKDDDADDDVDDYKAVSVSERIRQMERKGLNYGKQSQL is encoded by the exons ACGCGACAGGTGCAGGTGTGGGGCTGAAGGTGCCAAAAACCGTGAATGGAATCAAGGACGAACGGGTGACGCTGCCGGCGACGTACGACAGTACTGAGACCGTCATATCCATCACCTGGTCCAAAGTAGTGGGAGGAATGGGCGGAGAGAGAAAG ATGGTCTATATCTACTCTCCCAACCTGGAATACTCCCATGGTCCTTTGCTTCGTCGCGCACAGCTTGTCGGGAAGGCTTCTCTGGAAATCAACGAAACCAAACTGGAAGACGAGGGTCTTTACGTCATCACTGTCGTACTGAACATAGTCGGACAGGAGGAGAAATACGTGCGGCTCAACGTAATGG TACGTCCGACGGTTTTAGTTGGGCCTGAAGACCCTTACATCGTCCGCTGGGACACATCGGTCAGTTTGACCTGCACAGTCGTCAACGCCAAACCTAACATCACCTCTTTACGCTGGGAACGAAACGGCGTCTCCCTCTCAACACCCAGTAAGAAATACGGCGGTGGCAGCGCCATGTTGCCAACACTCAACATCCATGACGTCACCAAAATGGATGCTGGGACGTACACATGCGTGGTAGATCACGTGACTGACACAGTGAAAGCTGGATTAATGCTACAGATCCTTT ATCCAGCAACCATTCAGAACATATCCAAATCTGCCACCGTGGACTTGAGCGGTTCTATCAAGGTCAAATGTTTTGCCGAAGGAAACCCGGAACCGGAAGTGACGTGGTCAAGGGCTGGGACGACATCCCTTCCCGGCATTCAGCTTAGAGAGAACGGTGCAAATGTCTTATCTCTGTCCAACTTGCAGAAGAACGATAGTggggaatatacatgtacggtCACCAACGGTCTAGGCGTAGCGCAGTCCAAGTCCACTAGGATCACAGTTAAAG ATTCCGGAGAAGACAGGTTGAGTCGAATAGCCGTGATCGCAGGAGCGAGCGTGGGGACGATCTGGTTTGTCACATGTGTGGTCATCGCCGTCATTTTCATCAG GAAAAGGACAAGACAAGAGCGTGAGAAGTACGCCTTCTACTACGGCATGGGTTCCCGGATGTTACGTGAAGATGATGACCAGGACTCCGGAAGAAGTCCTCGGAGAGGGGACATggagaaag GTGCTTGTCAGGAGGTGGACTACTCTACAATAGACAGGCTCAAAAGGAAAGCAGGCGAGCGAG GTAATAAGAAATTCGCCAGAGTTCTCTACAATTACGCACCCCAAGACAGTGATGAGCTTAAACTGGAAGCCAATGACGTCATAGAGGTCATCAAGGGTGAAAATGGCGGTTGGTGGTTTGGATACCTCAAAGGGAAGGTCGGACTTTTCCCGTCGAACTACGTGGAACTTGTGTCAACACCTCCAGTACACAGACCACACCATG ttGCAAGAAGAAGTGACAGAGAAGAACTAGAACGTAACGTACAACAGACGTTAGCACAG TTTGACGAAGTGTGTTCGGCCAAAAAAATACCGGAACCTCGACGACGTGAGAGAGCACCAGCTTCCCCTGATGCTGTCATGTACCAGTCACGTGATACTCGGGATGACGTCACTCTTGAGATGAAATCGAGGGGTTTTCATGGGAACGAGGTTAAACTGTGCCAAGTGCATCACGGGAAGGACGATGACGCTGATGATGACGTTGATGACTACAAAGCTGTGTCTGTGTCTGAACGAATCCGCCAGATGGAACGGAAAGGGCTGAATTATGGTAAACAATCTCAACTATGA